The Oncorhynchus tshawytscha isolate Ot180627B linkage group LG05, Otsh_v2.0, whole genome shotgun sequence genome includes a window with the following:
- the LOC112249924 gene encoding reticulon-4-interacting protein 1 homolog, mitochondrial: protein MGSVKVTACCRQLFLPHARALALTTKMASSGNIICSLRRNLSSSSRLRSSMPAWVIDEYGNNGVLRFTEDATAPSVNSASEVLIQVHAASLNPLDISMRGGYGSNLLKLRRDPVSLGQNGGEFPIILGRDVSGVVLDCGSGVTHFKPGDEVWAAIPPWKQGSLAEMVNLTEYEVSHKPRSLSHREAASIPYVAATALSALVNAGGLCRNNCTNKRVLITGASGGVGTFSIQLLKAWGAHVTVTCSHNAEGLVRGLGADEVVDYTVGDVATELGLLEKFDVILDNVGGDSEQWALGLLKSWSGAKYVTLVTPFLLNIDSMGLLEGAVHSGLNLHQKAITNMCNGVFYRWGFYAPDGPALDEVSQLVDAGKILPVVEDTFLFSQVPLAFQKVERGHARGKTVVTVAQEEEGTGVTEEEGESSDTPEQVREEVRQAAPKS, encoded by the exons ATGGGCTCTGTCAAAGTCACGGCGTGCTGCAGGCAGCTATTTTTGCCCCATGCAAGAGCACTTGCTTTAACTACAAAGATGGCTAGTTCTGGGAACATCATATGCTCCCTCCGAAGAAATCTCAGCTCCTCTTCGAGATTGCGGTCCAGCATGCCAGCTTGGGTGATTGACGAGTATGGCAACAATGGGGTACTGCGGTTCACTGAAGATGCCACAGCTCCCAGTGTCAACTCAGCAAGTGAGGTCTTAATCCAGGTCCACGCTGCAAGCCTCAACCCTCTCGACATATCCATGAGGG GAGGGTATGGGTCAAATCTTCTGAAGCTGAGACGGGACCCGGTGTCTTTGGGTCAGAACGGCGGCGAGTTTCCCATCATACTGGGTCGGGATGTCTCTGGCGTGGTGTTGGATTGTGGGTCGGGAGTGACCCATTTCAAACCAGGAGATGAG GTGTGGGCGGCCATCCCTCCATGGAAGCAGGGCAGCCTAGCAGAGATGGTGAATCTGACAGAGTATGAG GTCTCCCACAAGCCAAGGTCGCTGAGTCACAGGGAGGCGGCGTCCATCCCCTACGTGGCTGCCACGGCCCTGTCTGCCCTGGTCAACGCGGGCGGCCTGTGCAGAAACAACTGCACTAACAAACG aGTTCTTATCACTGGAGCCTCAGGTGGTGTTGGAACGTTCTCCATCCAG CTGCTGAAGGCCTGGGGCGCCCACGTGACAGTGACCTGCTCCCACAATGCCGAGGGACTGGTGAGGGGTCTGGGGGCGGATGAAGTGGTGGACTACACGGTGGGAGACGTGGCCACGGAGCTGGGACTGCTGGAAAA GTTCGACGTGATCCTGGACAATGTGGGCGGGGACTCGGAGCAGTGGGCCCTGGGCCTGCTAAAGTCCTGGTCGGGGGCCAAATACGTGACCCTGGTCACCCCCTTCCTGCTTAACATCGACTCCATGGGCTTGCTGGAGGGAGCCGTCCACTCAGGACTCAACCTGCACCAGAAGGCCATCACG AACATGTGTAACGGGGTGTTCTACCGCTGGGGGTTCTACGCTCCAGACGGCCCGGCGCTGGACGAGGTCAGCCAGCTGGTGGATGCCGGAAAG ATCCTTCCAGTGGTGGAGGACACGTTCCTGTTCTCCCAGGTGCCCCTGGCCTTCCAGAAAGTAGAGCGGGGTCACGCCAGGGGGAAGACTGTGGTCACCGTGGCccaagaggaggaggggaccGGAGTGactgaagaggagggggagagtagtGACACCCCAGAGCAAGTCAGGGAGGAAGTCAGGCAAGCAGCGCCAAAGAGCTAA